A genomic region of Polypterus senegalus isolate Bchr_013 chromosome 17, ASM1683550v1, whole genome shotgun sequence contains the following coding sequences:
- the LOC120517761 gene encoding uncharacterized protein LOC120517761 isoform X2, giving the protein MSILLAGNQLLQLLPDRALSPPHGFHFLKWLSLRDNPLRVLEYSSLAALPALQILDLRGTPLSFSALQPLLQLAPPIPHLLLPISVRCCICKTQMAAATTAATVPARCALLCGPLKPSCVVTNAPKGPVTPPKLKPPSGLPIPTNSERFDLSHLRWLIQERPVSLKNVGDLLSFITVLDMVQDMKPNRTVLGSFAQLIEDHCLNPDYEDVCVRTMTDVIVQVERHLGEGIIGQLETLADALREESEVQGKPPGVSKKASLDSQTIIILAAISASAVIVAAECVSEIIRQRKLHQPPGHEEDTSEASGDTM; this is encoded by the exons ATGTCCAT CCTCCTGGCCGGTAACCAACTGCTGCAGCTGCTGCCCGACCGAGCGCTGAGCCCCCCGCACGGCTTCCACTTTCTCAAGTGGCT gagCCTCCGGGACAATCCGTTAAGGGTTCTGGAATATTCTTCATTGGCAGCCCTGCCTGCCCTGCAGATTCT GGACTTGCGAGGGACTCCACTGTCCTTTTCGGCATTGCAGCCCCTCCTTCAACTGGCACCGCCAATCCCGCACCT GCTCTTACCCATCAGTGTCAGGTGCTGCATATGCAAGACCCAGATGGCAGCTGCTACCACCGCTGCGACTGTGCCAGCCAGATGTGCCCTCCTGTGTGGACCTCTGAAGCCATCCTGCG tGGTCACAAATGCCCCCAAAGGCCCAGTGACGCCCCCCAAGTTGAAGCCCCCCTCAGGTCTGCCCATTCCCACCAACAGCGAGAGGTTCGACTTGTCCCACCTCAGGTGGCTCATCCAAGAGCGGCCGGTGAGCCTGAAAAACGTCGGCGACCTGCTGAGCTTCATCACGGTGCTCGACATGGTGCAGGACATGAAGCCCAACAGGACGGTGCTGGGGTCCTTCGCGCAGCTCATCGAGGACCACTGCTTGAACCCGGACTATGAGGACGTGTGTGTCAGGACCATGACTGATGTCATCGTGCAGGTCGAGCGGCACCTGGGTGAGGGCATCATTGGGCAGCTCGAGACGCTGGCGGACGCACTTCGGGAGGAATCGGAGGTTCAGGGGAAGCCACCAGGG GTCTCCAAGAAGGCCTCCCTGGACAGCCAGACAATCATCATACTGGCCGCCATCTCCGCTTCCGCCGTCATTGTTGCAGCCGAGTGTGTGTCGGAG ATCATCCGCCAAAGAAAACTCCACCAGCCACCGGGCCACGAGGAGGACACATCGGAGGCCAGCGGGGACACCATGTGA
- the LOC120517761 gene encoding uncharacterized protein LOC120517761 isoform X1: MSILLAGNQLLQLLPDRALSPPHGFHFLKWLSLRDNPLRVLEYSSLAALPALQILDLRGTPLSFSALQPLLQLAPPIPHLLLPISVRCCICKTQMAAATTAATVPARCALLCGPLKPSCVVTNAPKGPVTPPKLKPPSGLPIPTNSERFDLSHLRWLIQERPVSLKNVGDLLSFITVLDMVQDMKPNRTVLGSFAQLIEDHCLNPDYEDVCVRTMTDVIVQVERHLGEGIIGQLETLADALREESEVQGKPPGVCADVARPGHSSLANRWAADSSSLFVGLQEGLPGQPDNHHTGRHLRFRRHCCSRVCVGDHPPKKTPPATGPRGGHIGGQRGHHVTNGHQG; this comes from the exons ATGTCCAT CCTCCTGGCCGGTAACCAACTGCTGCAGCTGCTGCCCGACCGAGCGCTGAGCCCCCCGCACGGCTTCCACTTTCTCAAGTGGCT gagCCTCCGGGACAATCCGTTAAGGGTTCTGGAATATTCTTCATTGGCAGCCCTGCCTGCCCTGCAGATTCT GGACTTGCGAGGGACTCCACTGTCCTTTTCGGCATTGCAGCCCCTCCTTCAACTGGCACCGCCAATCCCGCACCT GCTCTTACCCATCAGTGTCAGGTGCTGCATATGCAAGACCCAGATGGCAGCTGCTACCACCGCTGCGACTGTGCCAGCCAGATGTGCCCTCCTGTGTGGACCTCTGAAGCCATCCTGCG tGGTCACAAATGCCCCCAAAGGCCCAGTGACGCCCCCCAAGTTGAAGCCCCCCTCAGGTCTGCCCATTCCCACCAACAGCGAGAGGTTCGACTTGTCCCACCTCAGGTGGCTCATCCAAGAGCGGCCGGTGAGCCTGAAAAACGTCGGCGACCTGCTGAGCTTCATCACGGTGCTCGACATGGTGCAGGACATGAAGCCCAACAGGACGGTGCTGGGGTCCTTCGCGCAGCTCATCGAGGACCACTGCTTGAACCCGGACTATGAGGACGTGTGTGTCAGGACCATGACTGATGTCATCGTGCAGGTCGAGCGGCACCTGGGTGAGGGCATCATTGGGCAGCTCGAGACGCTGGCGGACGCACTTCGGGAGGAATCGGAGGTTCAGGGGAAGCCACCAGGGGTATGTGCTGACGTGGCGCGGCCTGGCCACTCAAGCCTCGCCAACAGATGGGCTGCTGACTCGTCGTCTCTCTTTGTAGGTCTCCAAGAAGGCCTCCCTGGACAGCCAGACAATCATCATACTGGCCGCCATCTCCGCTTCCGCCGTCATTGTTGCAGCCGAGTGTGTGTCGGAG ATCATCCGCCAAAGAAAACTCCACCAGCCACCGGGCCACGAGGAGGACACATCGGAGGCCAGCGGGGACACCATGTGACCAATGGTCACCAGGGCTGA
- the LOC120517761 gene encoding uncharacterized protein LOC120517761 isoform X3: MLIDCSHRLLPISVRCCICKTQMAAATTAATVPARCALLCGPLKPSCVVTNAPKGPVTPPKLKPPSGLPIPTNSERFDLSHLRWLIQERPVSLKNVGDLLSFITVLDMVQDMKPNRTVLGSFAQLIEDHCLNPDYEDVCVRTMTDVIVQVERHLGEGIIGQLETLADALREESEVQGKPPGVCADVARPGHSSLANRWAADSSSLFVGLQEGLPGQPDNHHTGRHLRFRRHCCSRVCVGDHPPKKTPPATGPRGGHIGGQRGHHVTNGHQG; the protein is encoded by the exons ATGCTTATCGATTGTTCCCACAGGCTCTTACCCATCAGTGTCAGGTGCTGCATATGCAAGACCCAGATGGCAGCTGCTACCACCGCTGCGACTGTGCCAGCCAGATGTGCCCTCCTGTGTGGACCTCTGAAGCCATCCTGCG tGGTCACAAATGCCCCCAAAGGCCCAGTGACGCCCCCCAAGTTGAAGCCCCCCTCAGGTCTGCCCATTCCCACCAACAGCGAGAGGTTCGACTTGTCCCACCTCAGGTGGCTCATCCAAGAGCGGCCGGTGAGCCTGAAAAACGTCGGCGACCTGCTGAGCTTCATCACGGTGCTCGACATGGTGCAGGACATGAAGCCCAACAGGACGGTGCTGGGGTCCTTCGCGCAGCTCATCGAGGACCACTGCTTGAACCCGGACTATGAGGACGTGTGTGTCAGGACCATGACTGATGTCATCGTGCAGGTCGAGCGGCACCTGGGTGAGGGCATCATTGGGCAGCTCGAGACGCTGGCGGACGCACTTCGGGAGGAATCGGAGGTTCAGGGGAAGCCACCAGGGGTATGTGCTGACGTGGCGCGGCCTGGCCACTCAAGCCTCGCCAACAGATGGGCTGCTGACTCGTCGTCTCTCTTTGTAGGTCTCCAAGAAGGCCTCCCTGGACAGCCAGACAATCATCATACTGGCCGCCATCTCCGCTTCCGCCGTCATTGTTGCAGCCGAGTGTGTGTCGGAG ATCATCCGCCAAAGAAAACTCCACCAGCCACCGGGCCACGAGGAGGACACATCGGAGGCCAGCGGGGACACCATGTGACCAATGGTCACCAGGGCTGA
- the LOC120517761 gene encoding uncharacterized protein LOC120517761 isoform X4: protein MAAATTAATVPARCALLCGPLKPSCVVTNAPKGPVTPPKLKPPSGLPIPTNSERFDLSHLRWLIQERPVSLKNVGDLLSFITVLDMVQDMKPNRTVLGSFAQLIEDHCLNPDYEDVCVRTMTDVIVQVERHLGEGIIGQLETLADALREESEVQGKPPGVCADVARPGHSSLANRWAADSSSLFVGLQEGLPGQPDNHHTGRHLRFRRHCCSRVCVGDHPPKKTPPATGPRGGHIGGQRGHHVTNGHQG from the exons ATGGCAGCTGCTACCACCGCTGCGACTGTGCCAGCCAGATGTGCCCTCCTGTGTGGACCTCTGAAGCCATCCTGCG tGGTCACAAATGCCCCCAAAGGCCCAGTGACGCCCCCCAAGTTGAAGCCCCCCTCAGGTCTGCCCATTCCCACCAACAGCGAGAGGTTCGACTTGTCCCACCTCAGGTGGCTCATCCAAGAGCGGCCGGTGAGCCTGAAAAACGTCGGCGACCTGCTGAGCTTCATCACGGTGCTCGACATGGTGCAGGACATGAAGCCCAACAGGACGGTGCTGGGGTCCTTCGCGCAGCTCATCGAGGACCACTGCTTGAACCCGGACTATGAGGACGTGTGTGTCAGGACCATGACTGATGTCATCGTGCAGGTCGAGCGGCACCTGGGTGAGGGCATCATTGGGCAGCTCGAGACGCTGGCGGACGCACTTCGGGAGGAATCGGAGGTTCAGGGGAAGCCACCAGGGGTATGTGCTGACGTGGCGCGGCCTGGCCACTCAAGCCTCGCCAACAGATGGGCTGCTGACTCGTCGTCTCTCTTTGTAGGTCTCCAAGAAGGCCTCCCTGGACAGCCAGACAATCATCATACTGGCCGCCATCTCCGCTTCCGCCGTCATTGTTGCAGCCGAGTGTGTGTCGGAG ATCATCCGCCAAAGAAAACTCCACCAGCCACCGGGCCACGAGGAGGACACATCGGAGGCCAGCGGGGACACCATGTGACCAATGGTCACCAGGGCTGA
- the LOC120517613 gene encoding LOW QUALITY PROTEIN: gap junction gamma-1 protein-like (The sequence of the model RefSeq protein was modified relative to this genomic sequence to represent the inferred CDS: deleted 1 base in 1 codon) → MSWSFLTRLLEEIHNHSTFVGKLWFTVLIIFRIVLTVVGGESIYYDEQSKFVCNTAQPGCENVCYDAFAPLSHVRFWVFQIILISAPSVMYLGYAAHKIARMEEEAGGKVGTGLGAGRKHKGKFFSRRNQHRGIQEAEDEHEEDPMIYQEAEVESRSDTNAVAAENPAPGRPHEKVRHDGRRRIKKDGLMKIYVAQLLSRATFELGFLVGQYALYGFRVPPSYMCERVPCPHTVDCFVSRPTEKTIFLLIMYAVSTLCLVLNVCEMLHLGFGTIGDVLRSRQCPTEEQYLHPPAGDTATYTYPFTWNAPSAPPGYNIVVKPEQIPYTDLSNAKMACKQNKANIAQEEQQQQQQYSSNEDNFPMVDMDALQKDIRVAQDRLEAAIQAYSQQNLQPRGQRDSKKERGGMRPAPSHTAGVSSSSSSSRSVSGKPSVWI, encoded by the exons ATGAGCTGGAGTTTCCTGACGCGGCTACTTGAGGAAATCCATAACCACTCGACCTTTGTGGGCAAGCTCTGGTTCACCGTCCTCATCATCTTCCGCATCGTTCTGACGGTCGTCGGCGGCGAGTCCATTTACTACGACGAGCAGAGCAAGTTTGTGTGCAACACGGCCCAGCCGGGCTGCGAGAACGTCTGCTATGACGCCTTTGCCCCCCTGTCGCACGTGCGCTTTTGGGTCTTCCAGATCATCCTCATCTCGGCGCCGTCCGTCATGTACCTGGGCTACGCCGCCCACAAGATTGCCCGCATGGAAGAAGAGGCGGGTGGAAAGGTGGGCACCGGCCTTGGGGCGGGCAGAAAACACAAGGGCAAGTTCTTCAGCCGGAGGAATCAGCAccgaggcatccaggaggcagaAGACGAGCACGAGGAAGACCCCATGATCTACCAGGAGGCGGAGGTGGAGAGCCGCAGTGACACAAACGCCGTGGCGGCCGAGAATCCGGCGCCAGGAAGGCCGCACGAGAAGGTCCGGCACGACGGCCGGCGGCGCATCAAGAAGGACGGCTTGATGAAGATCTACGTGGCCCAGCTGCTGAGCCGTGCCACCTTCGAGCTGGGCTTCCTGGTGGGCCAGTATGCCCTCTATGGCTTTAGGGTGCCACCCTCGTACATGTGTGAGCGTGTGCCCTGCCCTCACACTGTGGACTGCTTCGTGTCCAGGCCCACCGAGAAGACCATCTTCCTCCTGATCATGTACGCTGTCAGCACCCTCTGCCTCGTGCTGAACGTCTGTGAGATGCTTCACCTGGGCTTCGGGACCATCGGGGACGTGCTGCGGAGCAGGCAGTGCCCCACCGAAGAGCAGTACCTGCACCCTCCCGCGGGAGACACTGCCACCTACACCTACCCCTTCACATGGAATGCCCCTTCGGCGCCGCCAGGCTACAACATCGTGGTGAAGCCCGAGCAAATCCCGTATACCGACCTGAGCAACGCCAAGATGGCCTGCAAGCAGAACAAGGCCAACATCGCCcaggaggagcagcagcagcagcagcagtacagCAGCAACGAGGACAACTTCCCGATGGTGGACATG GACGCCCTGCAGAAGGACATCCGTGTGGCTCAGGACCGGCTGGAGGCCGCCATTCAGGCCTACAGTCAGCAGAACCTGCAGCCACGTGGCCAAAGGGACAGCAAGAAGGAGCGGGGTGGCATGCGCCCGGCGCCAAGTCACACAGCTGGGgtcagcagtagtagtagtagcagccgGTCAGTGTCAGGCAAGCCCTCGGTCTGGATTTAG